From a region of the Phaseolus vulgaris cultivar G19833 chromosome 6, P. vulgaris v2.0, whole genome shotgun sequence genome:
- the LOC137831963 gene encoding F-box protein At5g49610 gives MDMRGDGIFPDEVVIQILARLPVKSLFRFKTVCKLWNRLSLDKYFVQLYNEVSRKNPMILVEVSDSYGSKSSLICVDNLRGVSEFSLSFLNDRVKVRASCNGLLCCSSIPDKGVFYVCNPVTREYRLLPKSRERPVTRFYPDGEATLVGLACDSSYQKFNVVLAGYHRTFGHRPDGSFICLVFDSELNKWRKFVSLQDDHFTHMNKNQVVFVNNALHWLTVSSTYILVLDLSCDVWRKMQLPYDLIYGNGYRIYLLDFDGCLSVIKISEAWMNIWVLKDYWKDEWCMVDKVSLRCIRGMVPGIFPISQTGEYVFLATHKQILVYHCKSQVWKEMYSVKYSSTLPLWFSAHAYRSTMFSCN, from the coding sequence ATGGATATGCGAGGAGATGGGATTTTCCCGGATGAGGTGGTTATTCAAATTCTCGCAAGGCTGCCTGTGAAGTCGCTTTTCAGGTTCAAGACCGTGTGCAAACTGTGGAATAGGTTGTCTTTGGATAAGTATTTTGTTCAACTCTACAATGAGGTGTCTAGGAAGAACCCCATGATTCTGGTCGAGGTTTCTGATTCGTATGGGTCCAAATCTAGCTTAATATGTGTTGATAATTTGAGGGGTGTGTCTGAGTTTTCACTGAGTTTCTTGAATGATAGAGTTAAGGTTCGAGCATCTTGTAATGGCCTGCTTTGCTGCTCTAGTATTCCTGATAAGGGCGTCTTCTATGTCTGTAATCCGGTCACTCGCGAGTACCGGTTGCTTCCCAAGAGTAGGGAAAGGCCTGTGACTCGGTTTTATCCGGATGGCGAGGCTACCTTGGTTGGCCTGGCCTGTGATTCTTcttatcagaagttcaatgttgTTCTAGCAGGCTACCATCGCACTTTTGGTCATAGGCCGGATGGGAGTTTCATATGTTTGGTGTTTGATTCCGAGTTGAACAAGTGGAGGAAGTTTGTCTCATTACAAGATGACCATTTCACTCACATGAATAAGAACCAGGTTGTTTTTGTCAATAACGCTCTTCACTGGTTGACAGTTAGCTCTACTTATATACTTGTGCTTGATTTAAGCTGTGACGTTTGGAGGAAGATGCAGCTACCATATGACTTGATTTATGGAAATGGTTATAGGATTTATCTCTTAGACTTTGATGGCTGCTTGTCTGTTATTAAAATCTCAGAAGCATGGATGAACATATGGGTGCTAAAAGATTACTGGAAAGATGAATGGTGTATGGTGGATAAGGTGAGTCTGAGGTGTATCAGAGGAATGGTGCCAGGCATTTTCCCGATCAGTCAGACTGGTGAATATGTTTTTTTGGCAACTCATAAGCAGATTTTGGTGTATCATTGCAAGAGTCAAGTTTGGAAAGAAATGTACTCTGTGAAGTATAGCTCAACACTCCCATTATGGTTTTCTGCTCATGCATATCGCAGCACAATGTTCTCATGTAACTGA